A single genomic interval of Rhododendron vialii isolate Sample 1 chromosome 3a, ASM3025357v1 harbors:
- the LOC131319147 gene encoding ACT domain-containing protein ACR12-like — protein sequence MAIAGAVSSSSPFAVYRYRFPYRVSISAPNQFFPIESTRIGGALVSSLPDAVSLRRNIIAHASVDGLDSVGSTSLKSERDNDYIPMPIVMIDQASDSDATIVQISFGDRLGALIDTMKALKDLGLDVAKGTVTTEGSEKKTKFFITRLATGRKVEDPDLLERIRLTIINNLLKYHPESSERLAMGEAFGLKAPEKKLDVDIATHIHVKDDGPKRSLLCIETADRPGLLLEIIKIMADININVESAEIDTEGLVAKDKFHVSYRGAALNSSLSQVLTNCLRYYLRRPETDEDSY from the exons ATGGCAATCGCCGGTGCTGTATCTTCCTCCTCCCCCTTTGCTGTGTATCGATATAGATTTCCATATCGCGTTTCCATTTCTGCTCCCAATCAGTTCTTCCCAATCGAATCCACCCGGATTGGAGGAGCACTCGTTTCCTCACTTCCCGACGCCGTTTCCCTGAGAAG GAACATTATTGCGCATGCTTCTGTGGATGGTTTGGATTCTGTGGGTTCAACGTCATTG AAGTCTGAACGGGATAATGATTATATTCCGATGCCAATTGTTATGATAGATCAAGCTTCTGATTCTGATGCAACAATTGTGCAAATCAGCTTTGGAGATCGCCTTGGAGCTCTAATTGACACA ATGAAGGCACTAAAAGATTTAGGCTTGGACGTGGCAAAGGGAACTGTTACTACTGAGGgatcagaaaaaaaaacgaagttTTTCATTACACGATT AGCAACTGGGCGCAAAGTTGAAGATCCTGATCTGTTGGAGAGGATTCGATTAACCATTATCAACAACCTTTTGAAGTACCATCCA GAGTCGAGTGAGCGACTTGCAATGGGTGAGGCTTTTGGACTAAAAGCTCCAGAAAAGAAG CTTGATGTTGATATTGCTACTCATATACATGTCAAGGATGATGGACCTAAGAGGAG CTTGCTTTGTATAGAGACTGCAGATCGGCCCGGGTTGCTACTAGAGATCATCAAAATCATGgctgatattaatattaatgTGGAATCTGCTGAGATTGATACAGAA GGTTTGGTAGCGAAGGATAAGTTTCATGTCAGCTACAGAGGAGCAGCGTTGAACAGTTCCTTGTCTCAG GTTTTGACAAATTGCCTGCGTTACTACCTTCGGAGGCCAGAAACAGATGAAGATAGTTACTAG